The genomic segment GGGGGCGACACGGTTTCTCTCTGGGATGTTGTCACGGCTGAACGTCAGCAAACCTTCGTTAAGCCTATCGATCCTGAGACAATCGTTGAGGATCCGGAAGCATCGGAAGGAGACGCACCCGCAGAGAATCCCGCGAATGCTACCAGCATTGTTTTCAGTCCAGATGGTGCCATACTTGTCAGCGGCAGCTATGACGCGACGATCCGTTTGTGGGACATTGGCACAGGGGAACAACTCGAAACACTTGAAGGGCATACATATTCGATCACAAGTGTTGCCGTCAGTCCTGATGGTAGCACAATCGCAAGTGGGAGTTTCGATGGAACGGTTCTCTTGTGGAAATTCCCCATGCTGACAGGAGCAGCGGAAGCCCTTGCTGATGTAAACGGGGACGGTGTTGTCAATATTCAAGATGTCGTGTTGATAGCAGCGGAATTCGGAGCGGCTGGCGGGAAAAGGACTGACCTAAATGATGACGGTTTCGTCAACTTCCAAGATCTCGTTTTGGTGGCAAATGCTTTCGGGAATGTCGCCGGTGCACCTTCTGCGCACGCCTTGTCAGCTGCACAGGTCGAGCAATGGCTGCGGCTCGCCAAGCGAGAAACCTCACGGTCGCTTGAAACTTCCATGCCCGATCGCTTGGCATATCAGCGAGGGATTAGGGTACTGGAACAACTGTTGAGAACATTCGCCCCCCAAAGAACTGCGTTGTTTGCCAACTATCCGAATCCATTTAACCCGGAAACATGGATACCGTATCAGCTCGCAGTGCCTGGGGATGTTAGTATTTCCATCTATGCTGCGAATGGTCAGCTGGTTCGGACGCTGTCATTAGGGCATCAACCTATCGGTATCTATGAATCACGGAGCCGTGCGGCGTATTGGGATGGTAGGAATACGTTGGGAGAGTCAGTGGCAAGTGGTGTATATTTCTATACGCTAACAGCAGGAGATTTCACGGCTACACGAAGGATGCTAATTCTGAAGTAAAGCTTAAGTGATTAAGTGGACAGATCAACAACAAATAAGGTATAATATTTACATGGCACAATATGACATTAGCACGAAGTACTTATTGCTTGAACATCCCAAAGCACTCTCTGAGTTTGGGACATTTTATTGACTTGGCGAAGAAAATAGAAGGGTTTAACTCCTCTGATAAAATAGAGTATTCTTAATTCTGTTCTAATAGCGCATTAACAACTATTGTACCCTGATAAATTCCTGTGTACGAAACAATTTGAATAGACACAACCTAACCGCTATGCGTAGCAAGGAGAATTATATTGTCAACTGAAACATGCCCTAAAAGTCCTGCCCATACGGAGGACCTTATTCACCCCCGAGTTGTGCCTTTCATAATGGTTCACCTCACCTGTCTGGCAATTTTCTGGGTGGACGTTCAACCTATCGATTGGATTATATGTGGTGCATTGTATGTTATCCGTATGTTCGGTATCACGGCTGGATATCATCGTTATTTTTCGCACCGCTCTTTCAAAACGAGCCGCGGATTCCAATTTTTTCTGGCATTTCTCGGTCAGAGCTCAGCGCAACGCGGCGCGCTCTGGTGGGCAGCGAAGCATCGCGAACACCATAAGTACTCCGATACAGAGCAAGATATACACTCCCCAGTCCAACACGGGTTCTGGTATTCCCACGTGCTGTGGATTTTCTCTAAACCCTCGGAGACCGTAGATTACAATATAATTAAGGATTTTCAGAAATACCCAGAACTGGTTTGGCTGAATAAATGGGACAGACTGCCGCCCTTTCTATTAGGTGTTCTGGTTTGGGCGATTGCGGGTTGGTCGGGACTCATCGTAGGATTCTTCATAAGCACGGTGATCCTTTTTCACGGGACATTTACGATTAATTCCCTTGCACACGTGATAGGTAAACAGCCGTATGTCACGGGGGACCATTCACGCAACAACCTATTCCTCGCTATCATCACGTTGGGGGAAGGCTGGCATAACAATCATCACCATTTTCCGAGTGCTACACCTCAAGGATTTCATTGGTGGCAAATTGATGTCACGTACTATATTCTGAAAACCTTGTCCCTCTTTAGAATCGTTTGGGGTCTACGTTTGCCACCCGCACATGTCGTTGAAGGTAAGCGTAGATTATCTCTAACCACCATCGAAAATGCTGCGCACCAACTCGCTGCGAGCGTTTCGATTGAACACATCGGTAAAACGGTTTTGCAAGCGTGGGCACATACGCCAAAGTTAGAAGAACTCCGTAAACGCGCTCGCATCAGCCAATCGGAGGTAGAAGCGTTCCTCAAAGAGATGAAAATCCTTGAGTTGCCGCCCATTGCAAACCTGAAACACCGAGCACAAAATATGTTTGCGCATATCCCATCGCTAAACCCGATTGTTGAACGAGCAAACCAGATTCTCGTTCAGGCAGTTTCGGTATGGTTAGTCCAGAACCATCCTTACGACGCAGAGATTGCGGTGTAGCAAACGTTGATATAGGTTGGGTTGAACGAAAAGTGAATCCAACGCTGCACTCTCTATTGCCCCAAATCCAAGGGTTCTACTTTGGGTTTGGGGCATTTTGTTATTAGTGTTGACGCTTCTGGTAAATTATGATATTCTTAATTTGAACATGCATTGATCTTAAGCATTCAGGCAGCACTCGCAAAGGTTGATCGCATTTGACCCATTTCGTGCTATCCGAGATAAAATTTGCCCGATTTTGTGCAGTTACCTCTGAACATAGCACAAAGAACCTAACCCGTGTGGTATTGCCCGCACTGGCATGGGATTTGCTACAAAACGATAACGAAAGGAGTTACCGAATGGAAACCAAACAGAAATATCGTGTTGTACCCCCTGGATTCACAGCAGAACAGTGGGAAACCTTTAACGAAGACGGTATCATTTTTATTGAGGACGCAATCTCCGATGGGGATATCCAAGCCTATATTGACGCGATAGATCGCGTCGCCGCTACCAGCCCAAAATATACGCCAGGTGGCCATCTTCACATAGAGAACATCGTCGAACGTGATCCCGTGTTTACAGATCTGATTGATAATGAACGGCATGTCGGTTATGCGTACGACTTATTCGGGGAACTCCTCAAACTCCATCAGAGCCAATTTTTCTTGCGTCCGCCCGGCGGTAAACAGTACAACCAGTGGCACCCGGACGGTGCCCGTGCCCTTCCCTACGGGGTGTTTTCACCGAAACTGCCGTTGCAAATCAAAATCGGGTACTGGTTGACCGATCTGCCGAGAGAGAAGATGGGGAACCTCGTCGTGTTACCGGGGAGTCATCGTCAGCAATATATGGACGGCTACGATACCCACAAAAGTATACCGGGGGAAAAGGTCGTCTGTCCCCGTAAAGGCACAATGACGGTGATGCATTCCAGCATCTGGCATCGGGTTGAACCGAATGAGAGCGAGGTCGTGCGCTACAATATCTTTGTTGCTTATTGCCCGTCTTGGCTTACCCCAGCGGATCGCTTCCATTCCTCGCCCGAATGGTTGGAGACGCTGAACCGTGAACAACGTATCATCATGCGAAGTTATAGCCATGCGTATCATAACGCTAAACCGCCTGCGTCTGAATTCCCGCTTTTCCTTGAACGTGAAACTGGGACCGAGGCGGATGTAGGTGCATATCAGAATCACGTCCAATTACACCGTCGCAAACGCCAGACCATGCCCGAGCGGTTTTTTAATTATTCGCAAGGCGTTAAATAAGTTTATTCGTTTGTTGCGTGTTTTTCCACATATCCGCCTGCGCCGTTGTTGCAGGCTACTGTCTGTAGCTAACTCTCTTAGGACGCAGACATGAGCCCGTAATGAAATGGAGGGCGGATCTACGGAAGGGAATGTGAAAGTTCCAAACCTACTCGACCGAACCGCAAGGTAAAATAAAAAGATGAAGACACTCTTTCTCAAGGACATGCGGTATCGCCAAGCGAGAGTTATCCTCACAACACTCGGTATCACTGTCCTCATTTCATTGATACTGCTGTTAGGCGGCATTATGAACGGTATGCGCATTCAAGCGCGACAATACGTCGAATCCACTGGGGCGGATGTCTGGATCTCCGCTGAAGGCTCCGGCGGCGCATTTATTGGGTTTTCTATGGTCGTTGAGGAATACATGGCATTTCTGAACTCAGGTCCCGGCTTAGTGCCAGATTCTGCCTCTCCGTTGGTTTTCGCGCAAGCGCGTCCGAGCGTCCGCGGCAAATCCACCAAGGCGATCGTCGTCGGCTATAAGTTGGGACAACTCGGGGGTCCTAAAAGTGCTATTGAAGGGAGAATGTTCACCCGGAGCAATTTTGAAGACTATAGACCTGAAGACCCAATCCCCTACGAAGTAGTCGTTGACGAGAAAATGGGACTGGAAATCGGAGAACAGATCACCCTCAGCAACGAAAAAGTCCGTGTTGTCGGAAAGGCGAAAAGCCTCATGTTTGTTTTAGATACGCCGCTACTCTTTATGGATGTCCGCATTGCTCAGAAACTTCTCCTCGGCAATACACCGCATGTCAACATGATGATCGCGAAAACAAACAAGAGTGAACACCCCGCACAGATCGCCGCCGATTTAGATGCCTTAGAAACCATTGAAGTACGCACCTTAAAACAGACGCTTAGGGATATTATCGCATACTACGTTGATGAACCGATGAAGGCTGTGCAATTCCTACGGGTGATGTTATGGTTAGCGGCAGGTATCCTCGTCGGGATGATTACTTACGTGACGATGCTCGAAAAGACCCAAGAGATCGGGGTACTAAAGGCGATCGGCGGCTCAAACGGTTATGTGATGGGTCTGCTACTCAAACAGGTTGTCCTAATCTCGACTGTCGGCGTGCTACTTGGACTTACTTTGTCGTATGTGTTCGCGGCAGCAGCACCGATTTTCGTCGCGATTCACTTCGTGGAATCCATCATCGTTGCGTGCATCAGTTTCATCGTGTGTTGCGGTAGCGGGTATCTGGCAGCACGGAAAGCGATCGCAGTCGATCCGATGATTGCATTCCGCGGTGAGATTTAACCCATTAGTACTCATCAAATCGTCTTATCCCAAAAAACAAAGCCTGCAACAATACGCAGAAATACGCAGAAATGCCCAAGCAAAGACTCCAAGCAATACGCAGAAATACGCAGAAACGCCCAAGCAAAAACCCCAAGAAAAAACACCCCAAGCCAAACAAGCAGGCGAATCTACGGGAAGGCATTTGAAACTACCAACCTATCTGACCGAACCGCAAGGAAAATTAGAAAAATGGCAGCAATCATAGAAGGAACAGGCTTAACGAAACGCTTTGGCACAGGCGACGCAACTGTTGTTGCAGTCGACGCCGTCGATATCCGAATTGAAGCGGGTGAACTGCTGATGCTGATGGGAGATAGCGGTTGCGGAAAGACAACGCTCATCAGTCTCCTCGGCTGTATTTTAACGCCGGATGCCGGGGAACTTCACATCGATGGCGAACCGATTCACTCTGACGTGCAAGACTTGAGCGTCATTCGCCGTGAAAAGATCGGATTCGTCTTCCAGCTGTTCCATCTGCTGCCCTATCTCACCGCACTGGAAAACGTAATGGTCGCGATGGATCTCGCCCGAACAAAGACGGGTGAGGCGGAAAGCCGTGCGATAGAGTTACTGACACACGTCGGATTGAGCGATCGATTTCATCATCGTCCCGCCCAGCTCTC from the Candidatus Poribacteria bacterium genome contains:
- a CDS encoding phytanoyl-CoA dioxygenase family protein; amino-acid sequence: METKQKYRVVPPGFTAEQWETFNEDGIIFIEDAISDGDIQAYIDAIDRVAATSPKYTPGGHLHIENIVERDPVFTDLIDNERHVGYAYDLFGELLKLHQSQFFLRPPGGKQYNQWHPDGARALPYGVFSPKLPLQIKIGYWLTDLPREKMGNLVVLPGSHRQQYMDGYDTHKSIPGEKVVCPRKGTMTVMHSSIWHRVEPNESEVVRYNIFVAYCPSWLTPADRFHSSPEWLETLNREQRIIMRSYSHAYHNAKPPASEFPLFLERETGTEADVGAYQNHVQLHRRKRQTMPERFFNYSQGVK
- a CDS encoding FtsX-like permease family protein; its protein translation is MKTLFLKDMRYRQARVILTTLGITVLISLILLLGGIMNGMRIQARQYVESTGADVWISAEGSGGAFIGFSMVVEEYMAFLNSGPGLVPDSASPLVFAQARPSVRGKSTKAIVVGYKLGQLGGPKSAIEGRMFTRSNFEDYRPEDPIPYEVVVDEKMGLEIGEQITLSNEKVRVVGKAKSLMFVLDTPLLFMDVRIAQKLLLGNTPHVNMMIAKTNKSEHPAQIAADLDALETIEVRTLKQTLRDIIAYYVDEPMKAVQFLRVMLWLAAGILVGMITYVTMLEKTQEIGVLKAIGGSNGYVMGLLLKQVVLISTVGVLLGLTLSYVFAAAAPIFVAIHFVESIIVACISFIVCCGSGYLAARKAIAVDPMIAFRGEI
- a CDS encoding ABC transporter ATP-binding protein, whose product is MAAIIEGTGLTKRFGTGDATVVAVDAVDIRIEAGELLMLMGDSGCGKTTLISLLGCILTPDAGELHIDGEPIHSDVQDLSVIRREKIGFVFQLFHLLPYLTALENVMVAMDLARTKTGEAESRAIELLTHVGLSDRFHHRPAQLSGGEKQRVSFARALANRPKIIFADEPTANLDSRQSDNLMNLIQELRQEHQTTIAIVTHHEGLKENADRVIQMKDGRILTT
- a CDS encoding acyl-CoA desaturase — protein: MVHLTCLAIFWVDVQPIDWIICGALYVIRMFGITAGYHRYFSHRSFKTSRGFQFFLAFLGQSSAQRGALWWAAKHREHHKYSDTEQDIHSPVQHGFWYSHVLWIFSKPSETVDYNIIKDFQKYPELVWLNKWDRLPPFLLGVLVWAIAGWSGLIVGFFISTVILFHGTFTINSLAHVIGKQPYVTGDHSRNNLFLAIITLGEGWHNNHHHFPSATPQGFHWWQIDVTYYILKTLSLFRIVWGLRLPPAHVVEGKRRLSLTTIENAAHQLAASVSIEHIGKTVLQAWAHTPKLEELRKRARISQSEVEAFLKEMKILELPPIANLKHRAQNMFAHIPSLNPIVERANQILVQAVSVWLVQNHPYDAEIAV